In a single window of the Oscarella lobularis chromosome 4, ooOscLobu1.1, whole genome shotgun sequence genome:
- the LOC136186662 gene encoding dehydrogenase/reductase SDR family member 4-like gives MKKLAGKVAVVTASTEGIGFAIARRLAVDGAKVVISSRKQENVKRCVQQFQEENLEVTGIPCHVGKSTDRENLIKKAIDAYGKLDILVSNAAVNPVFGHVLNTSDEVWTKLFDVNVISAASLTGLAAPHIEAAGGGTIIYISSIAGFSSFEGLGPYSVTKTALIGLTKVMARELGPAIRVNCIAPGLIKTRFSQALWSIPEEKEKFEQQLPLKRIGTTADVSGLASFLCSDESSYITGETIVAAGGALSRL, from the exons ATGAAGAAACTCGCTGGAAAGGTCGCTGTAGTGACTGCGTCGACAGAAGG TATTGGATTTGCTATTGCTCGACGGCTTGCCGTAGATGGAGCCAAGGTCGTTATCAGTAGCAGAAAGCAG GAAAATGTAAAAAGATGCGTGCAACAATtccaagaagaaaatctagAGGTGACTGGAATACCATGTCACGTGGGAAAGAGCACAGACAGAGAaaatctaataaaaaag GCTATCGATGCATATGGCAAGTTGGACATCTTAGTTTCCAACGCTGCTGTTAATCCCGTCTTTGGTCACGTCTTGaat ACTTCCGATGAAGTTTGGACCAAG ttatttgacgtcaatgtTATATCTGCAGCATCACTAACCGGATTGGCTGCACCCCACATTGAAGCAGCAGG AGGTGGTACCATTATTTACATTTCATCTATAGCCGGATTTTCGTCATTCGAA GGCCTTGGACCATATTCTGTCACCAAAACGGCTTTGATTGGACTGACAAAGGTGATGGCAAGAGAACTTGGCCCAGCTATTCGAGTCAATTGCATTGCTCCTGGTCTGATCAAAACGCGTTTTAGTCAGGCa CTCTGGTCTATCCcggaagaaaaggagaaatttgaaCAGCAATTGCCTCTCAAACG AATTGGTACCACAGCTGATGTCAGTGGATTGGCTTCGTTCTTGTGCAGCGACGAGTCGTCTTACATCACCGGCGAAACGATCGTGGCAGCCGGAGGAGCGCTGTCCAGACTCTGA
- the LOC136186652 gene encoding DBH-like monooxygenase protein 1 — MRTVFFLFACVVLASTSASLSRKYDFSVSLDDANTVWLHWTVDHVMGIINIGIEAKTTGWIGFGLSPTGQMPDSDIVTGWVKDGKGFLQDRHSLGRSLPPIDPKQNVELVAATEDNMMTVLEFTRKIRACEPNDADVPPGTSNVIWAYHHEDPDTINGLMQHQKMGGKSVNLLSGRTVKPFPSGTPTFDVKTNNLTVPSDATTYWCKPVKLPVLPEGGYLLGFKPIIGHKAIVHHMLVYRCDTAKNYLDQEGVCGTRDNNIKRCWGVSAIGAWAVGGKEIHFPDDVGIPFSGKDGVQYVMIGLHYNNVDMRSDYVDSSGFKFYYTTKKPKQLGSLLEFGQIVSSLTFFVPPGLPKATLKSYCSSQCTNAGIPSGGSTVFSVFFHSHTAGVAIRLRQFRNGQDLGYIAHNEHYDFNYQDFVTPLRNVTILPGDSFQTECVYDTSKRTKLTVAGLSTTDEMCLAYTIIYPAATVQSCVSEIPSAALADLTEKADSQGWGSFFGSDSNGLRQALLTLNFSKPGADAAYLDYFASKDRKIQCTGVEHSAIITEQTVTIPNVPAEPAPVRPQCKNTLNQPPTIAPISASTPTPSSAARVEYGFLLLLFLLVV; from the exons ATGAGAaccgtcttctttctctttgcttGCGTTGTCTTAGCAAGCACCTCTGCATCCCTAAGTCGAAAATACGATTTTAGCGTCAGCTTGGATGATGCCAACACTGTCTGGCTTCATTGGACGGTCGACCACGTCATGGGCATAATCAACATCGGcatcgaagcgaaaacgaccgGATGGATCGGATTCGGCTTATCGCCAACCGGACAAATGCCCGATTCAGACATCGTCACAGGTTGGGTAAAAGATGGCAAAGGCTTTCTTCAG GATCGTCATTCGTTGGGCAGGTCTCTTCCGCCGATCGATCCCAAGCAGAACGTTGAGCTAGTTGCGGCGACAGAAGACAATATGATGACGGTGCTCGAGTTCACGCGAAAAATTCGTGCCTGTGAGCCCAATGACGCCGACGTTCCC CCTGGCACTTCGAACGTGATCTGGGCATATCATCATGAAGACCCTGATACTATCAATGGACTGATGCAGCATCAGAAAATGGGCGGAAAGAGCGTCAATTTGCTGAGCGGACGTACTGTGAAACCGTTTCCGAGTGGGACTCCAACCTTTGATGTGAAAACAAACAAT CTTACAGTTCCATCTGACGCTACGACGTACTGGTGCAAGCCAGTGAAATTGCCCGTTCTACCAGAAGGAGGCTACTTGCTTGGA TTTAAACCAATTATTGGTCACAAAGCCATCGTTCATCACATGCTTGTCTATCGATGCGACACCGCTAAAAATTATCTTGATCAAGAAGGCGTATGCGGCACACGTGATAATAACATTAAACGTTGTTGGGGCGTCAGTGCTATTGGAGCGTGGGCAGTCGGTGGCAAg gagaTACATTTTCCAGATGATGTTGGCATTCCCTTCAGTGGAAAGGACGGCGTTCAATACGTGATGATTGGACTGCACTACAACAATGTCGATATGAGATCAG ATTACGTCGACTCGTCCGGGTTCAAATTCTACTATACGACAAAGAAACCCAAACAACTCGGATCTTTGCTCGAATTCGGTCAAATTGTATCGTCCTTGACTTTTTTTGTTCCTCCCGGATTGCCAAAGGCTACACTGAAATCGTATTGCTCATCGCAGTGCACCAACGCC GGAATTCCGTCTGGAGGCTCGACGGTTTTTTCTGTGTTTTTTCACTCTCATACCGCTGGTGTTGCCATTCGGCTTAGGCAGTTTCGCAATGGCCAAGACCTAGGGTACATCGCTCACAACGAGCACTACGATTTCAACTATCAG GATTTTGTGACTCCTCTGAGAAATGTCACGATTCTGCCT GGCGATTCGTTTCAGACCGAATGCGTTTACGATACATCAAAAAGGACAAAGTTGACCGTG GCAGGTCTTAGCACGACAGACGAAATGTGTCTGGCTTATACGATTATCTATCCGGCTGCTACTGTTCAATCCTGCGTGAGCGAAATTCCATCAGCTGCTCTAGCCGATCTAACCGAGAAAGCAGATAG CCAAGGCTGGGGAAGCTTTTTTGGAAGTGATAGCAATGGACTCCGGCAAGCATTACTCACTCTCAATTTCTCCAAACCCGGCGCTGACGCCGCGTATCTTgattattttgcttcaaaggACAGAAAGATTCAGTGTACAGGCGTCGAACACAGCGCCATAATC ACGGAGCAAACAGTGACCATTCCCAACGTGCCAGCGGAGCCCGCGCCCGTCAGACCGCAATGCAAAAATACCCTCAATCAACCGCCAACAATTGCACCCATTTCTGCCTCTACCCCTACCCCAAGTTCAGCAGCAAGAGTCGAATACGGGTTCTTACTGCTGCTGTTCCTGCTGGTCGTCTAA
- the LOC136186653 gene encoding E3 ubiquitin-protein ligase TRIM45-like, producing the protein MSETGRVRCPLCSERYADPKLLTCLHTFCASCLDDLAEPANGESHLVVTCPTCGVQTRLSDDGIRGLPTDIFVSNLLEVASGGGGGGGSGEGGGTPRHACNLCTEGIVAISRCADCLSFLCEFCQQAHRRQRRTANHRLMSIDEARRDAAAAAASSSSSSSSSSSSCHVHPGERLTLYCDTCERLACADCALSEHADHRYTSLVDACTRHGDALTRLFDEARRHVTNLKEGLVDVRDVENRVKERAAVVAREICDVIDSGVKALHEQKRSLLAALDSIQQQKLSVLDCQVAMLERAIDDANTSCQFAAEALRDGGKMELLVMKGPLTRRLEELMRLSVPCRPQADDYIRFCSSEILSVLSCDEAVGVVEGQGTDPVNSVLATETTILQTSVAKTKTVTLVARDRYGERRCRGGDSVKAEMENRKCSGISCNVVDCEDGTYTIEFASNEAGEHRLNVTVNGEHVNGSPFLVRVLPRRRRHKGVWHCCTFCSSGGKKNVRCGCGGVMPGGFAGCGHGHPGHPGCKHWSCCGSLVHKSDCTTVE; encoded by the coding sequence ATGTCGGAGACGGGTCGCGTTCGCTGTCCGCTTTGCTCGGAACGATACGCCGATCCCAAGCTTCTCACCTGCCTACACACGTTCTGCGCGAGCTgtctcgacgatctcgcCGAGCCGGCGAACGGCGAATCGCATCTCGTCGTCACTTGCCCGACGTGCGGCGTCCAAACGCGCCTTTCCGACGACGGAATTCGCGGTCTCCCCACCGACATATTCGTTAGCAATCTTCTCGAAGTAGCcagcggtggcggcggcggcggcggcagcggcgaagGTGGCGGAACCCCTCGCCACGCCTGCAATTTGTGCACGGAGGGAATCGTCGCCATTTCGCGCTGCGCCGACTGTCTCTCGTTTCTCTGCGAATTTTGCCAACAAGCGCATCGTCGCCAGCGTCGAACGGCCAACCATCGGCTCatgtcgatcgacgaagcgcgtcgcgacgccgccgccgccgccgccagttcgtcgtcatcttcttcatcgtcatcatcctCGTGTCACGTGCATCCAGGTGAACGCTTGACGCTCTATTGCGACACGTGCGAGCGATTGGCGTGCGCCGATTGCGCGCTGAGCGAACACGCCGATCATCGCTAcacgtcgctcgtcgacgcgtgcACTCGACACGGCGACGCGCTCACGCGTCTCTTCGACGAAGCGCGTCGACACGTGACCAATCTCAAAGAGggtctcgtcgacgtacgGGACGTGGAGAATCGCGTAAAAGaacgcgccgccgtcgtgGCGCGCGaaatttgtgacgtcatcgattcgGGAGTGAAAGCTCTACACGAGCAAAAGCGAAGTTTGTTGGCCGCTTTGGACTCGATTCAACAGCAGAAACTCTCCGTTTTGGATTGCCAAGTGGCGATGCTCGAAAgagcgatcgacgacgcaaaCACGAGTTGTCAGTTTGCAGCGGAAGCGCTTCGAGACGGCGGCAAAATGGAATTGCTCGTCATGAAGGGTCCCCTAACGCGACGTCTCGAAGAGCTGATGCGACTCTCCGTTCCATGTCGACCGCAAGCCGACGACTACATTCGATTTTGTTCGAGCGAAATTCTCAGCGTTTTGAGTTGCGACGAAGcggtcggcgtcgtcgagggCCAGGGCACGGATCCCGTCAACAGCGTTCTCGCCACGGAGACGACTATTCTTCAGACGAGCGTCgccaaaacgaaaacggtGACGCTGGTGGCGAGAGATCGATACGGGGAGCGTCGAtgtcgcggcggcgattccGTCAAGGCGGAGATGGAGAATAGGAAATGCAGTGGAATTTCGTGCAATGTCGTCGACTGCGAAGACGGGACCTATACGATCGaattcgcttcgaacgaGGCCGGCGAACATCGACTCAACGTCACCGTCAATGGGGAACACGTGAACGGGAGCCCGTTTCTCGTTCGCGTCTTgccgagacggcgacgacacaAGGGCGTGTGGCATTGTTGCACGTTTTGCTCGAGCGGCGGGAAGAAGAATGTTCGGTGCGGATGCGGCGGTGTCATGCCGGGCGGCTTTGCGGGATGCGGTCACGGGCATCCTGGGCATCCAGGATGCAAGCATTGGTCCTGCTGTGGTTCTCTAGTGCACAAGTCAGATTGCACAACAGTggaatag